The following coding sequences lie in one Camelus bactrianus isolate YW-2024 breed Bactrian camel chromosome 8, ASM4877302v1, whole genome shotgun sequence genomic window:
- the GPR6 gene encoding G-protein coupled receptor 6 translates to MNASASSLNESQVVAVAAEGAAAAATAAGARDTVEWGPPAAAAALGGGGAANASLELSSQLPAGPPGLLLSAVNPWDVLLCVSGTVIAGENALVVALIASTPALRTPMFVLVGSLATADLLAGCGLILHFVFQYLVPSETVSLFTVGFLVASFAASVSSLLAITVDRYLSLYNALTYYSRRTLLGVHLLLAATWTVSLGLGLLPVLGWNCLAERAACSVVRPLTRSHVALLSATFFAVFGIMLHLYVRICQVVWRHAHQIALQQHCLAPPHLAATRKGVGTLAVVLGTFGASWLPFAIYCVVGSHEDPAVYTYATLLPATYNSMINPIIYAFRNQEIQRALWLLFCGCFQSKVPFRSRSPSEV, encoded by the coding sequence ATGAACGCGAGCGCATCTTCGCTCAACGAGTCCCAGGTGGTGGCAGTGGCGGCCGAGGGTGCGGCGGCAGCGGCCACAGCGGCAGGAGCGCGGGACACAGTTGAATGGGGGCCCCCTGCAGCGGCAGCGGCGCTGGGGGGCGGCGGCGCAGCTAATGCGTCGCTGGAGCTGTCTTCTCAGCTGCCAGCGGGGCCACCAGGGCTGCTGCTGTCGGCAGTGAACCCATGGGACGTACTGCTCTGCGTGTCGGGGACGGTGATCGCAGGTGAAAATGCGCTGGTAGTGGCGCTCATCGCCTCCACACCGGCTCTGCGCACGCCCATGTTCGTGCTGGTGGGCAGCCTGGCAACCGCGGACCTGCTGGCGGGCTGCGGTCTCATTCTGCACTTCGTGTTCCAGTACCTGGTGCCCTCGGAGACTGTAAGCCTGTTCACTGTGGGCTTCCTCGTGGCCTCCTTCGCGGCCTCAGTCAGCAGCCTGCTGGCCATCACGGTAGATCGTTACCTGTCTCTCTACAACGCGCTCACCTATTATTCGCGACGGACCCTGTTGGGTGTGCATCTCCTGCTCGCCGCCACCTGGACGGTGTCCCTAGGCCTCGGGCTGCTGCCGGTGCTCGGCTGGAACTGCCTGGCAGAGCGCGCCGCCTGCAGCGTGGTGCGCCCGCTGACGCGCAGCCACGTGGCGCTGCTTTCCGCCACCTTTTTTGCTGTCTTCGGCATCATGTTGCACCTGTACGTGCGCATCTGCCAGGTAGTCTGGCGTCATGCGCACCAGATCGCGCTGCAGCAGCACTGCCTTGCACCACCCCACCTTGCAGCCACCAGAAAGGGCGTGGGTACACTGGCCGTGGTGCTGGGCACTTTCGGTGCCAGCTGGCTGCCCTTTGCCATCTACTGTGTGGTGGGCAGCCATGAGGACCCAGCTGTCTACACCTATGCCACATTGCTGCCTGCCACCTACAACTCCATGATCAATCCTATTATCTATGCCTTCCGCAACCAGGAGATCCAACGTGCCCTGTGGCTCCTGTTTTGTGGCTGTTTCCAGTCCAAAGTGCCCTTCCGCTCCAGGTCCCCCAGTGAGGTCTGA